The following are encoded in a window of Phaseolus vulgaris cultivar G19833 chromosome 3, P. vulgaris v2.0, whole genome shotgun sequence genomic DNA:
- the LOC137806688 gene encoding tobamovirus multiplication protein 1 has translation MEVAPLFHISAWWDQINASTCWQSAVFFFLCAAYALVASIALVQLVRIEVRVPEYGWTTQKIFHLMNFVVNGVRAVVFGLHKLVFLLQPKVLILVLLDLPGLLFFSTYTLLVLFWAEIYHQARGLPTDKLKIVYISVNAALYVIQVCIWIYLWIDDNSAVEFIGEIFIAVVSFMAALGFLIYGGRLFFMLRRFPIESKGRRKKLNEVGSVTAICFTCFLIRCVMGFLSAFDSDASLDVLDHPILDLIYYMLVEVLPSALVLYILRKLPPKRISAQYHPIR, from the exons ATGGAGGTTGCTCCTCTCTTCCACATCTCTGCGTGGTGGGACCAAATCAACGCCTCCACGTGCTGGCAGAGCGctgttttcttcttcctctgtgCTGCCTATGCTCTCGTTGCTTCTATCGCTTTA GTTCAATTGGTGAGAATTGAAGTTAGAGTGCCTGAGTATGGTTGGACAACGCAGAAAATTTTTCATCTCATGAACTTCGTTGTCAACGGAG TGCGAGCAGTGGTGTTTGGATTGCACAAGCTAGTTTTTCTTTTGCAGCCTAAG GTGTTGATTTTGGTGCTATTAGATCTGCCTGGATTGCTTTTTTTCTCAACATATACGCTTCTAGTCCTTTTCTGGGCAGAAATTTATCACCAG GCAAGGGGTTTACCAACCGATAAGCTCAAGATAGTATATATTTCAGTTAATGCCGCCCTATATGTTATCCAG GTTTGCATTTGGATATACCTCTGGATAGATGATAACAGTGCCGTGGAGTTCATTGGAGAGATATTTATTGCAG TTGTATCATTTATGGCTGCTCTAGGCTTCTTGATATACGGAGGAAG ATTATTTTTTATGCTGAGGCGCTTCCCAATCGAATCTAAAGGTAGAAGGAAGAAACTTAATGAG GTTGGATCCGTCACAGCCATCTGTTTCACCTGTTTTCTGATAAGATGTGTTATG GGTTTTCTGTCTGCATTTGATTCAGATGCATCTCTTGATGTTTTGGATCATCCTATTCTGGACTTGATCTATTACATG CTGGTTGAGGTCCTACCTTCAGCTCTGGTCCTATACATCCTGCGCAAATTGCCCCCAAAGAGAATATCAGCCCAATATCATCCTATCCGTTAA